From the genome of Halomonas sp. LR3S48:
GCGCCGAGTCGGAAGGGGTCTACTTCGCCGCCTGTGCCCGCCTGCGCGAGAAACTCGACAGCCGCAATCGCGCCCACCGCGAGATCATCGACGAGCTGGCCGAGAAGCTAGCCGACAAGTTGTTCGTCAACTTCTCGCTGTTCCAGTCGGTGCCCGACGTCTGGGGCATCGACCAGATCTTCCCGGTACTGCCGCTGACCGGACTCAACCGCGAGCCCACCCGCCGTGGCGTGATCCAGGACATTACCTGCGACAGCGATGGCCGCATCGACGGCTATGTCGACGGCCAGGGTGTGGAGACCACCCTGCCACTGCCCGAATGGCGCGAAGACGAGGAGCGCCTGCTGGGCTTCTTCCTGGTCGGCGCCTATCAGGAGATCCTCGGCGACCTGCACAACCTGTTCGGCGACACCGACTCGGTCGACGCCGCCCTGGACGAGAACGGCGACTGGGTGCTCAGCCACGCCCAGCAAGGCGACCGCGTCTCCGACGTGCTCGCCTACGTCAACTTCGATGCCAAGGTGCTGCGTGACCGCCTGGCCGGACAGCTGCAGGAGAGCGGCCTATCCGCCGAGGAGCAGGAGCAGTTCCTCGACGATCTCTCCGCCGGCCTGCAGGGATACACCTACCTGGAGTGATCGGCCTCCCGCTGCCTCAGCAAGACACCCCCTCGGCTGGCAGGCCGAGGGGGTGTTGCGTTGAGGCTGGAGATCAGCCGGGTTGCCTACTCCGCCACCTGCCCGCGGGCTTCCAGTCCGCCGGTCAGGGTCAGATACAGGTTCGCACCGCGCGGCAGTTCGCCTACGCCCGCTGGCGTGCCGGTCAACACCACATCGCCGGGCTCGAGGGTGAAGTGACGGCTCATCTCGGCCACCAGGGTCGGAACCGGGAACAGCATGTCGGCCCCTTCGCCATGCTGGCGCAGCTCGCCGTTGATCTGAAGTTCGAAGGTCAAGGCATTCCAGTTCGGCGCGCGATTCAGCGGCAGGAAGTCGGTCAGCGGACAGGCGCCGTCGAAGGCCTTGGCTACCTCCCAGGGCTGGCCCTTCTCCTTGAGCCGCGCCTGTACGTCGCGCAGGGTCAGGTCGAGGGCCAGGCCGATACCGACGATGGCCCGCTCGGCCTCGTCGGGTGTGGCGTGGGTCAGCCGCTCGCCGATCAGCAATGCCAGCTCGGCCTCGAAGTGTACCTCGCCGCGTGCGAATGGGGCCTGGATGGGTGCATCGAAGCTGGCCGCGCTGGTCGCCGGTTTGATGAACAGCAGCGGCTCGGTGGGTATCGGGTTGTTCAGCTCCTTGGCGTGATCGGCGTAATTGCGACCGACGCAGACGATCTTGCCAAGCGGATGGGAAAACGCCTGGCCATCGGTGAAACGGGGGACAAAGCGCATGGCGGGTCTTCTCCTTCTCGTTAGGCGTCCGCATTTCGGCGACAAGCCTAATAGTCTACCTCACCATGCGCCCTGTTCCATCCAATCGTCCGCAGCCCGACGATGAGATCAACCTTCCGGCGCCCATGGCTTATCCGGTGAATGCGCCAGGAAGCTCGGTCGACGATGCCGTGCGGCGAAGGGCTCGACACAGGCGTTGTCGCGTCGATTGTAGACGAAGAAAACGTTGCTGCGCGGGTCCGGCGACATGTTGGCATTGGAGCCATGCAGGACATTGCAATCGAACAGCAGCAGCCCGCCAGCGGCCCCTTTCGGTGCCTCGATGCCATGACGGGCGACCAGCTCACGCAGCGCCTCGCGGC
Proteins encoded in this window:
- a CDS encoding fumarylacetoacetate hydrolase family protein, coding for MRFVPRFTDGQAFSHPLGKIVCVGRNYADHAKELNNPIPTEPLLFIKPATSAASFDAPIQAPFARGEVHFEAELALLIGERLTHATPDEAERAIVGIGLALDLTLRDVQARLKEKGQPWEVAKAFDGACPLTDFLPLNRAPNWNALTFELQINGELRQHGEGADMLFPVPTLVAEMSRHFTLEPGDVVLTGTPAGVGELPRGANLYLTLTGGLEARGQVAE